The region TATGTCATcctataataaaacataatatgtCAATCCcatatagtttttcaaattttgttggttaaacaatttcataaaattttcagtaaaaaaaattttgtttgtaaaaataaagttttgtttttaaataaataggtgtcaagttttttttttttgtattacaattttttgatagaaaaattaactattttatagttgtttttgatagttttgttttgtatataataatataatacttacattattaatataaattattatttaaaaaaattgatatgatGATTCTTATttcatatactttttaaattctaatttaaaagaCTTTTGAATTATTATACCCTACCTATAAGTTCACAACATAGTTTGGTTGAAAATATCAAGCAGCATTCCCACTCCtgaaaaaccttaaatatccttaaaaaaaaatcatccttaaaagtccttaaataaccttaagaaaagttaaaatttgactgctttccttaatttctcctttttttaatcatctatgaaattttattaaagttaatgtattatacttgttaataaagAGCAAATATATAATTCTTTGATAGTTTACAAAcctatacttttattatatatatatatatatatatatatatatatatatatatatatatatatatatatatatatatatatatatatatatatatatatatatatatatatatatatatatatataatatatatataataatatattataataatataatataataatatatattatataataatataatataataatatttatatataatacaatatatatgaatatataatatattatatatatatatatatatatatatatatatatatatatatatgtatatatgaatatatatatttatatatatatatatatatttatatatatatatatatttatatatatatatatatttatatatatatttatttatatatatagttatatatatatatatatttatatatatatatatatatttatatatatatatttatataaagtagtataccaatttataataatttttctatttatatttaaaatttattgaaagaaatatatatatatatatatatatatatatatatatatatatatttatgtatttatatatttgtatttatataagtagtatgattatttataacaatttttctgtatatatttaaaatttattgaaagaaataaggttctgtttttaatgtattcgatttctccttaattctcttaattttttttttcaaaaaattgtcgtTCGCAACCAAATCTCCTAAAATATTAGAGAAATATATccttaaatctccttaaaatccttacttTTAGCCTCAGTTTTATTAGTGGGAACCCTCTCAAGGATATTTATATGTAGTAGAGTTGCAGGttaccaaaaaaaatcttttcttatgTGACATTTTAAACTCAAAGTCTAAATCTTAATAATTAagatttagtttaatttagtatttatattacTTGTGAACATTCAATTTGtgataaaaaatctatattgcatgcaactttaatgtttttgacgttaaaataccttttactttataaataattattaaaaatcaaaaagtacaacaaaatcttaaaaaacaaaaaaagcagaaacaggttttcactgatGCTTTACAAGTTAATAAGCacaattataatttattcaatttattatatattgttggTGATGTGCAAATTCGCATAACTAGCATTGGCTACTATATTTggatattgataattttaatacCAAAATCTACTGTTGAcattacaaaaaacatgaataatactttttatactaaaatgaacCTAAAATCTAGTTTAGAGATCAGTTTGCATCAAAAGTATAGTTTAGTTGTGAATATAAACCACTTTCTTTTCTTCTCTATTTTTAGATAttgattagaaaaattaaaagttatggTGCAAActacattgtataaaaaagtcaaagtacatatttaatgttttgtttgcTCACATGCTTTTGTTTGCACATTAGTTTGCTCaggcatatatattatatatatatatatatatatatatatatatatatatatatatatatatatatatatatatatacatatatatatatatatatacatatatatatatatatatatatatatatatatatatatatatatatatatatatatatatatatatatatatatatatatatatatatatatatatatatatacatatatatatatgacatataagacaaagctaaattgtttgctaagaacttttcattaatattatctcttgattccactagttgcattctacctgatatttccaacaaacaggttgatccattgctcaacattcatatcactccagcttctgtatctaaagtgatttcctgcttagactcttctacagcctATGGCctagacaacatacctgttattcTTGCcggtcttgcagaagtgttctccggagctgtcgtctatactttcaaaactatacagcaagtgcttatcagagtctcgttttccagcctgctggaaagcagcatctgtcatccctattttcaaatattttggagagcgatctgatttgtctaactaccatcccattagtcttctttctatcataagcaaggtttttgaatttttaattagcAAACACTTAATcactcatcttgaatctaataacttactctctgatcattaatatggatttgaatcttcttgttctacaactgatttgctaacagtaataaccgataggttttattgtgcattagataaaggcggagaggttaaggcctttgctcttgacatttctaaaacttttgataaagtttggcatgctggtcttctctataaggtttattcttatggtgtatctggtaacatctttaagattattgaatccttcctttccaatcaaagtataaaagttgtcctcgatggacagcactcttcttcttattctgtaacttcaggggttccttaaggttctatccttggccctacactctttttaatttacattattaacCTTCCAGATGTTCTCACacctaaggtggcattgtttgctgatgatattccatatatttttattgtgataagaagccaacactctctgattgcttggagggggcatttgagcttgaaaaggatctcacttctgctacagcatggggctcacagtggctggtgaactttaattcaaataaaactcaattttttcagccaattgttattgcaataacttagatcttcctatatttatgaacggtaatctACTCAATGAGTCATTTTCCCTTCATCTTCtatgattaacttttactttcgATCTTTCCTGGAcaccatatatcaaatctgttgcaatgttagcatctgctaagattgcatctctttatcgagcttgacactttcttactccgaaTTCTATTccctatctctataaatctcaaatctggatGGATACATATAcagttgccatatctggggcagatcttccaatgatgccctttctcttttagacaaggtgcacaAATGccttgtaaacatagttgaatctactcttgcagccaacaTCCAACCATTACcacatcatcgtaatgttgcttctctttctctttcctACAGATACTCTAATgaacactgctctaaagagctagcgtctcttgtgccatctactaaaattcattcccGTGTTattcatcattcaattaagtctcatcctttttctgtgactgttccttaagtgctccaaaaactcttatttgtctagtttttttcctcaaacatcagttctttggaattcgcttccttcattttgctttcctgattcatataatttgcaatcctttaagtcatctgtcaattgttatcttgctctacaatcttcattttttcacttccagtaacttccaactctaattagtggttgcttgcagccttgttggaagtgaagatgtttaaaaaagaaaaatttcaccAATTTTGTTAACTGATCATTTTAGTGCAAACGTttcagttgacagaagacttaaaatgTAAACTGTGATTCAGGAAAACATCTAAATGAGAGAGAGAGTTCTATAGCATTAAAGCAactaaaagttttcttttgggCAGGCAGTGTTTGTCtctttattactattatttttgatctttttattaATCTAATGCAAGATTAGTTCTTTTATCTTTCATCTAATCATGTACCTATAACAGTACAGTGTCCTTGATTTTAGGTCATGTTACATTTTATTGTAGTcattatttattagattttatttaaatagtatagTTATTGTTTAGAACTTTCAATATGATTTATTTGTATAAAgtagtttatatattgttattaatgtaGATTATTTGGATATTTAGGTCATTAATTTAATACACCTTggtgtttttttagtaaaaactcatcaaacttgaagttaagaaaataaaattccttcTAATTGACGCAATCTTTATTTATCATATCAGTTTCACATTTTATTAACAACCTATTAAgggaatttaaataaaagtggaTCTAAGTACATAGTCTACCCTACtcagttttctttttaactggttagtgcaaaaaattaatattataaatttaaaattagtttcaagTTTGTTTCAGTGATGTGGAAATTAGGTTTATTTGTTTCAATGGTGTCGAAATAAGGCTTATTTGTTTCAATGATGtggaaataaagtttatttgtttaaatgatgTGGAAATTAGGCTTTTCTTAGTCTATTAGAAATCTTATTCAGGTTTATTTCAATGGTAAAAGAAACCAATTTGATGTTTGTTTCAGTTGAATTAGAAAACAGATAAAGGCTTGCTCTAGTGATGTTAAAAATCATGTTTAACCAAGTTTTAAGTGAAGAATGAAACATGTCTtgtttaacacattttttacttgttgtttaaaacaagtttctaaatatatttgattgtTCTAATTAagagaaatatttattaatcttgttattttatatttaaagcagGAGCTTCCAGGATCTAACGAAATATCTATCATAACCTTGGAAAATGGTATTCAGAATTATGAAATGGGAGTTGATCTGCCAATTCcaattaaaattgcaaaagtaaGTAGTGTAAAactagttttaagtttttaatgaattatttataataaattatgtatgtaatgaatatattataataaattatgtacTATATGaatgtgtatgtatgtaaggTAAATgtgcaagtttaataataagttatacaAATAAATGTAACGAAttagtaaatgtaaaaattttctttaaaacccttattttttataagtttattttgcaTCTAATAAAGTTCATGCTTCTAAAACTGCTTCTAAATTTtaactgatatatttttattactttaaataatttagaatttatcaaaaaaaagttccattcaCAAGCACCCTATAAAGCATATCTCAAAAATTGTTACCAAAAAAGATACCAAAAAGTCATCTAGCTATAAAATGAAGCTTAGGATGCCTCAAGTTTCAACaaaagaaattgatgtaaaCTCTATAGGAGATTGTTCTTGTACAAAAGAGTCCAATAATCGTGTTAGTCCAAATACAGTGACATCTAACAACTTGTTAATGTCTAGTGAGTTACAAAGTATAGCTCAAAACCTTGCTTCTAAAAGTAAAAGTTCAACTCCTAATGAAAAAGAACTAACTCATCACTTACTTTCGAAACAAGTTTTATTACCAAATGATATCCATTTGTTAAAAGGATTGAAATTAATGGAAAACAATGAAgcaacttcaataaaaaaattggaaaattgcTTTGCATCACCAAGTTCTGCATTTGTTGCGGTAAGTATGTCATCTACTTCTAGTAGAAATGGTTCTGAAGCTTCAACAATATGTGAATCAGAGGGGTTCAAATGTTGCAATTCAGAAttgcataataaatttatacaggTAGTTCctaatttacttaaatataaaatattctgcttctattataaaactatagtttttgataataaacattttataacatatttctatagctttatataatacatttcttaaatattacattttttttgtcgtAAAAAGGATGAAGAAAATTGCAAGAAAGTGATTAGTTGTCAAGAAAATAACAGAGTTTCAACTGTTAAAGGTaatcacaaatatatatatatatatatgtatatatatatatatatatgtatatatatatatatatgtatatatatatatatatatgtatatatatatatatatatatatatatatatatatatatatatatatatatatatatatatatatatatatatatatgtatatatatatgtatatatatcatttgaaacaaaaatataaaaaaaattattgttgtcTTAGTTAGTTTTCCTATGTGTAAtggttatatttaatattttacagtATATACTGACCATTGTATAAAGTTGaccattatataaatttacagtATATAAAATTGACTGgttcataaataatttaagttctgcaatttaGATTTTACCTACTGCATGACAGTTAGTAAACAACTGGGCTTGAAATTTGAGCGGGGCCAGGGCCGGGGGCtgtgtttgataaaatatagcagGGGCAGAGGCtgtgtttgataaaatatagcagAGGCCGGGTTTATGACCAgtgctgcataaacatttatacatcctaaagtgtatttttttatttcaaaaatcaaatattttgtatttatttgtatatataaacatcatcatGATCAACATAATCATCACTATCATCATCAAAATCATCATCATcctcattatcattatcatcatcatcaagctTTAGCCTTCCTTTTTTATGCTGCTTCTCCAATATAAACAATCTCAAGCATCTTCTTTCCTAAAGTAGAGCTCATTCATACAGTATGTAACGCACTCTCTTAAAGTGTTCTTACCACTACCATTTTCTCCTAAAGTTGCTAcctctctacatgctgatacctaaatcagttttattttctttttttcaaatctttaagATTGTGCCTTCTTTTCTTGCCTTGTTAGAGTCataccacacatccatctgatcatccTCTCTTTttgcaaatactacaccatataaatactaaaatttatataaatatgtaagtatattgtatgccagcatctaaatcaatagcaaaaataaatgtttatatccATGAATATCCGTATTATAGATGCATAAATGCCGattttggaagcttttatttcttctggaataaaaatttgaagctTTGATTCTTTCGTTTCAATTTTAattcaagcctcattctactccacatttttcacTATCTTGAgtagtttctttattaaactgtaataattttttaatatcttttttaccAGCAGATCTTTCTAAAGaacaaatgttcttttatttttgcaaaaagcCAATACAAAAGGACCTTTGtatgttaagctctgttattctcagtttactaattCTTGTATCTTATCACAGATGTTAGGTGCTATAGACTTTTGGAAAGTCTTCAACAGTGTCCTAGGCTAATgcaagtctaacatttaatctttAACTCATAGATCTTATCTTTTTACTTCTCCCAAGAATAGGGCCAATTTGGAAAGAACTTTTCCTCTAACTTGACTCTTGAATCAAATGgccatatttttctttttccatatTAATTACTCTAAACTTAATAGTATTttcttgcaaccttgttggaagtaaataagtttttaaaaatttataaatatatcccagtatttaataaatagtaaccataaatttgtaatatataaaatactataaatttttttctagccccgACTATCGACCCCAGCTAAATCCTAAAATTTTTCTGCGGCcgggtttgcaaaaagtctAATTTTCAGCCAGGGCTGGGGCCGGGTCACTTACTAATAGCAGTGGATAAACTGAATCcaacttaatagttttataaaaagattggTTCGTAATGAGATGCTCAATAAAAAAGCCTCATTTTTTAAAGCCTCAAAGTCACTTGTTCTAATACTCATCAAGTAGTTGAAACATTGACGTTTTCATCAAGCCATTGATGTTTAAAGCAttgatattaaatataatataaaataataaattagactttcgttaaaaaagaattaaactttattattttattgtatatactACTCacatttatatgttaaaaaactaaaaatattactcACATTCTGCCGATGTATGTAAAAtggttgtttatttaaaataatagttcacTAAGAAAATActatagagtatatatatataatatttaaagttagtttaatttttgataacgtttatattttaaattattccacaatttctattaattatagttttaataaatttttttgtttgtttgttttttaagtcgcaatttgtttttatatattctttagaaaaatgcttttacccaaacttttcattttcaaaacaatCGTTTTCTGAAGCAAGTTCGGCTCATTCTGAGTCATTGTCACCTTCAAATAACTTTGAGACTGTTTTCAATGGTTGCCCAGGATCTACATCTTCCTCTTCAATAAGTTTTGGTAGTCTACCAGGTAGTTCTTTAAATGAACCTGTCCAGAACTTTTTATCGGGCAGCCATGCTAGTTTTAGCGAGCACGGCAGTATTTTAAATGATGGAAAACAATTTGACAGTGTATATGCTGAACATTTTAAATCTcctaaatcatttaaaaaagttgtgaaatgtcctttttgtataaatgttgcTTATGTAGTGGATGGTGAAGAAGGTTTGACCTCTTTCAATAACcatcttattaaaaaacatgcttCAGAGACAAATATATCCGGTCAAGATTATGTCAAATGTCCTATGTGTGTAAAACACTACAAAAGTTTACGATCTTGTTATACGCATTTGAATTTCACGCACGCTATTCCTGCAGTTGGAAGTTCTTTGCAATCAAGTGACGAAAATAAATGCGACAGCAACGagcaatcaaataaaagttGGAAAGTAGCACATAAAGAAACGGCAAGTTCAAAAGAACTTGAGCCTGTTCTATCTCTTGATCCTATTATTCCAATTAGCAATACATCTCGTGTTGATCTGATTACTCAAGACGTTTTGCGTAAACCGTCTGCTTCATTGGGAGGTTTTCCGCCCACGAGTTCGTTACAACAATCTGTGCCTATCGACAGGAGAAAAAAGCCTTATCCAAAAAAGTGTCCTCATTGTAACTTAGTTGTTTCGTGTAGGAAAGAACACTCAGAACATTTGCGTATCTTTCATAAGAAAACTCCACTTATATCCAATGGCACAATTAAGAccaagaaaagatttttttgcaacatCTGTGGATTGCCACATTCTTCTAAAGCATCATTAAAGCGTCATAGTAGAATTAATCATGAAAACTCGTTTCCTTGCAGCTCATTAATTGAGGAAACGTTCAAGTGCCCGTTATGTCCTGAAGAACGAAGAACATATCATCATCTTTTGGTGCACTTACAAACTAGACACTCAAAATGGTCGCCCTTAAAAACTGCAAAGAAACCTCGAAAAGAGCTTAAGAGCAGCATGACAACCTTGCAACAACGCGCAATTAAATCCAAGTTGCGTTGTTGCAAATTATGTCGTAAACGTTTCACCAACAGATTTGCCCTTTCAAGACATTACGCGTTGTGCCATAAAAAAATGTCCACTAAAAATTCTTTTCGAATTTTATCTAATAGACCTAAAGCAGAAAAGGTAAATAAATCCGATAAGTTTGTTTGCGATAAATGTCCTAGTGTTTTCACTGACAGAACTTCGTTTGTGTTTCACAAACGCAACCATAGGTCGGATTACAGCGAAATCGGTTTTGAATGTCTTATTTGTGGATGGAAAACTAAATGGAAGACTACTATTGCAAGTCACGTTCGAAATAATCATCCTAATGATGACGAAAAGTCTTtcgtaaatttaaaagataaagaatGTACGCTCAACCTTACTTCTACGACCTAACATGTGTAAACAATATATTTGATTACAATGCCGTGCGtacaattaataaaactttggaCTGAAATGACAAAATGGTCAAACTGAAATACTTTAAGTAATATCAaaacatttctttctttttaggttaaaaatttaaaccgtTTTTCTCTATTTGTATTTATACATTGAAAATATCAGTCGCGGTATGCAGAAGTTAAAGCAGGGGAAAAGTTTtacaacgttaaaaaaactttattacctCCACCATTATTTTACATCACTAGTAAAAGTTCTTGCAATGTAAAATCTTAACCAGCAATGCATGTGCAAATTCATCAAGATTTTGCATTATTATTgcattatgaaaaaatatattaaaaactctcGCCTTTTTTTAACCCCCTTATTTCTTTCCTTGCAAAAACTTCTGCGGACGCTGAAGGTATCTAATTTAGGCATTTTTTGCTAATGCAATTGAATATTTACGtcatttaaatttgttctttattCAGGTGTTgtgattctttttttgtttgtttgttttagtttttttgtttttaaattgattttaaaataattttaacatatttgatcaattttatagattatttttacTGTAAAGTATGTCAACGAAATTTCACAAGTATGCTGTTTGACTTAAAGTTTATCtctgttataaaacttttcgtTTTAAAGTTTCTTACAGTAGGGTcaatttatgtgttttatacttatgttttatgttagtttgtttgatttttatatctaatattatctgacaagattaaataaatttgaggTTATAGTAAAAAGTTCTGTAAGataatacaaaactttttgcaTAGACATACCTTTTAGTTACCATTAAGTAGACCATTAAGTTAAGGACCACCTAAGTCGACATTTCAAGactcaaatttatttgaaagacgAACTTAAATCATACGCGTACATCGTATTTAACAGAAAGCCGAATTcggattttaaaaacacatttacttgaaaataaaaaatctaattaaaataacgAAAGTACATTTTTGAATaaccaatttttataaactaaaactattattttttagccCGTAATtaaccatttttcaaaacatgacGAAACGTAagtgaattttatttattaataaaattaataaataaaagtaatttttatttattagaaaatatacgctgaaaaaaaaaatctttaaatgcagtattattaagaatttaacttatagaatttttaaaactcctAATGCTTTTGTACGAACATGAACCAAAGAACGTTAACAACGTGCGTAGAAAGATTTCGAATGTCAATTTTATAAAGGAAAAAGATCGTGAAGaatattatgataaatattcaccatttttttaccattagGATTTTCTAAAAGCGATAAATAAGGTTTTATAAGTGATGAATAAACTTGGTgcttaaagaaaacattttgaatacTGACCCTGTATAGcaaatttgtttctaaattatctttttttttttactgagttCATGTTGCTAAGGCCGAGTCGGCCACTtaagtcgaggaggctactcttttttttttttaattctttttatagtGATTAAAACCCTCTCTTAaatctttaactccgaaacacgaatcTTGTCGAACAAGGTCGCTACGCGGAGAAGCAGGTTGATATACATGAAacatatgaatatattttaaattatttttcttttttaattgaaaaaagaaaaaattaactttcgaatttaactaaaagttaaatgGCATTTGCAACTGTTACCGATTTTAACTGAAACCCGAATTTCTCTTACAAATTTGGCACCAAAGTCAAATTCGGCTTTCAGTAAACTTTGTAATCCGAATTTTCACGAATATTCACCGGTCCTTTAAGGAAGAAGTTTTAGCTCTAAACCGGGCGCAAAATCAGctcaaaaagatttaaagattaattaaatgtaatactTAATTTGTAGATTGtagaaaaacatttacaatGAACTTTCAAAGAAATTCAAGGTGGCGCAAAAGTAATCTCGTAATTTATGTTGCCTgccattttgttataaataaaaaaagagctcTGTTTTAATCAAGAGTTAATTAAAGAGGTTATATTACTTGAAAAAAGTCACATTGCTTTAACGGTTAATGCATATTTGCGCTCGTTTTACGGCATTTTGAATTGTTGATACATTGTTGCAAAACATCTGGCTCTAAATCTCTTTAATGttagcttttaaaaaacaaaatttgttaagCTTTTAATAATGCAAAGCTACAACAACGCATTTTCTATGAGATAAATGAATTTCCATTTCCAATTTGTTGCACATTCACCAAGTTTCagtaaatagttttgaaaagaattaTTAAGAGAATTGTATTTTCTACCTTTTTGATCTTTTACAAATGGTTATGATAAAACTCTTAAATGAAAGTAATAGAAATTATCTTATCATGTTCAAGGCAATTTGCTTGTCCTAAGACCGAAGGAGGACTACATCAGAGCCAAAACAAACCTGGTGGAGTGAAAAAACCTTTAAAGTTTGGCTGTCAAGCTTGTGATTTATGTttcacaatatatttattagaaaaaaaataatttagtgtaACTAAgtttaacattgttttcatgTTACCAAAGCATTATTGAAGCATGAAGATCAAGATTCGAACTTGTTATTTGCGTTGTATGAATATCTGTTGTTGAATATGCACTGAAATTTCATAATCAATTTTAATCGCAGATAATAAACTCAATAGCTTCCAGTAATATTCAACTCCAGCCGAAAAAGAATGCAAATACAGTAAATTGTATAATGTGTTATCACGATCATCaattcattttctaaaaaactcAAGAcctttttcaccttttttttgtctaaatatGTCCTATGAGTAGTGCTCCAAATATTCAAGTGTCACACATACTAAATCCGGTACTGTTTCTAATGTATTatatggttttattaaaaaa is a window of Hydra vulgaris chromosome 15, alternate assembly HydraT2T_AEP DNA encoding:
- the LOC136072052 gene encoding zinc finger protein 521-like isoform X1, yielding MSVSASNNNPETTVMNRQSYKVEKIIGVHMGEDNETFYKVQWAPTWEPLANLHACTHLIDDFWKSRNPNYLGTYAVKDQELPGSNEISIITLENGIQNYEMGVDLPIPIKIAKNLSKKSSIHKHPIKHISKIVTKKDTKKSSSYKMKLRMPQVSTKEIDVNSIGDCSCTKESNNRVSPNTVTSNNLLMSSELQSIAQNLASKSKSSTPNEKELTHHLLSKQVLLPNDIHLLKGLKLMENNEATSIKKLENCFASPSSAFVAVSMSSTSSRNGSEASTICESEGFKCCNSELHNKFIQDEENCKKVISCQENNRVSTVKEKCFYPNFSFSKQSFSEASSAHSESLSPSNNFETVFNGCPGSTSSSSISFGSLPGSSLNEPVQNFLSGSHASFSEHGSILNDGKQFDSVYAEHFKSPKSFKKVVKCPFCINVAYVVDGEEGLTSFNNHLIKKHASETNISGQDYVKCPMCVKHYKSLRSCYTHLNFTHAIPAVGSSLQSSDENKCDSNEQSNKSWKVAHKETASSKELEPVLSLDPIIPISNTSRVDLITQDVLRKPSASLGGFPPTSSLQQSVPIDRRKKPYPKKCPHCNLVVSCRKEHSEHLRIFHKKTPLISNGTIKTKKRFFCNICGLPHSSKASLKRHSRINHENSFPCSSLIEETFKCPLCPEERRTYHHLLVHLQTRHSKWSPLKTAKKPRKELKSSMTTLQQRAIKSKLRCCKLCRKRFTNRFALSRHYALCHKKMSTKNSFRILSNRPKAEKVNKSDKFVCDKCPSVFTDRTSFVFHKRNHRSDYSEIGFECLICGWKTKWKTTIASHVRNNHPNDDEKSFVNLKDKECTLNLTSTT
- the LOC136072052 gene encoding zinc finger protein 521-like isoform X2, giving the protein MSVSASNNNPETTVMNRQSYKVEKIIGVHMGEDNETFYKVQWAPTWEPLANLHACTHLIDDFWKSRNPNYLGTYAVKDELPGSNEISIITLENGIQNYEMGVDLPIPIKIAKNLSKKSSIHKHPIKHISKIVTKKDTKKSSSYKMKLRMPQVSTKEIDVNSIGDCSCTKESNNRVSPNTVTSNNLLMSSELQSIAQNLASKSKSSTPNEKELTHHLLSKQVLLPNDIHLLKGLKLMENNEATSIKKLENCFASPSSAFVAVSMSSTSSRNGSEASTICESEGFKCCNSELHNKFIQDEENCKKVISCQENNRVSTVKEKCFYPNFSFSKQSFSEASSAHSESLSPSNNFETVFNGCPGSTSSSSISFGSLPGSSLNEPVQNFLSGSHASFSEHGSILNDGKQFDSVYAEHFKSPKSFKKVVKCPFCINVAYVVDGEEGLTSFNNHLIKKHASETNISGQDYVKCPMCVKHYKSLRSCYTHLNFTHAIPAVGSSLQSSDENKCDSNEQSNKSWKVAHKETASSKELEPVLSLDPIIPISNTSRVDLITQDVLRKPSASLGGFPPTSSLQQSVPIDRRKKPYPKKCPHCNLVVSCRKEHSEHLRIFHKKTPLISNGTIKTKKRFFCNICGLPHSSKASLKRHSRINHENSFPCSSLIEETFKCPLCPEERRTYHHLLVHLQTRHSKWSPLKTAKKPRKELKSSMTTLQQRAIKSKLRCCKLCRKRFTNRFALSRHYALCHKKMSTKNSFRILSNRPKAEKVNKSDKFVCDKCPSVFTDRTSFVFHKRNHRSDYSEIGFECLICGWKTKWKTTIASHVRNNHPNDDEKSFVNLKDKECTLNLTSTT